A region from the Lolium perenne isolate Kyuss_39 chromosome 4, Kyuss_2.0, whole genome shotgun sequence genome encodes:
- the LOC127292342 gene encoding uncharacterized protein: MELFQHAKEVRLKSRHDKFLYADEDELRVTQDRKGSSPNARWTVETVPHAPGAIRLRSRYGRYLAASSEPFLLKGHKVVQAAPSPAGRPDASVEWEPVREGFHVRFKSRLGGGAGSVGGSGGKYLRANGGLPPWRNSVTHDVPNRNNAQEWVFWSVEVVQVITPAPATPAAAEPEPKLRPAAAPQEAHHRPTVSQPATPPRPVYTPRPPPSYAPPPLPTAKPEPKLESSYTYSAALHKVEGRAVHYHIADGNGEVGDNIKRHSFTFNGSNLEELTEKLKEETGIDDLIICTRSPINGKLIPILLRLPPNNAAMHIVLVRESSKVAETFPFPYGS; this comes from the exons ATGGAGCTGTTCCAGCACGCGAAGGAGGTGCGGCTCAAGAGCCGGCACGACAAGTTCTTGTACGCGGACGAGGACGAGCTGCGCGTCACGCAGGACCGGAAGGGCAGCTCCCCGAACGCGCGCTGGACGGTGGAGACCGTGCCGCACGCGCCCGGGGCCATCCGCCTCCGCAGCCGCTACGGCCGCTACCTGGCGGCGTCCAGCGAGCCGTTCCTGCTCAAGGGCCACAAGGTGGTGCAGGCAGCCCCTTCGCCCGCCGGGAGGCCCGACGCGTCCGTCGAGTGGGAGCCCGTCAGGGAAGGCTTCCACGTGCGCTTCAAGTCCCGcctcggcggcggcgccggcAGCGTTGGGGGAAGCGGCGGCAAGTACCTGAGGGCGAACGGCGGGCTGCCGCCGTGGCGGAACTCGGTCACCCACGACGTGCCGAACCGCAACAACGCGCAGGAGTGGGTGttctggagcgtcgaggtcgtgcAGGTCATCACACCCGCGCCGGCCACGCCAGCTGCCgccgagcccgagcccaagctcaGGCCGGCCGCGGCGCCGCAGGAGGCGCACCACCGGCCCACCGTATCGCAacccgccacgccgccgcgtccggTGTACACGCCGCGGCCGCCTCCGTCGTACGCGCCTCCGCCGCTGCCAACGGCAAAGCCGGAGCCCAAGCTCGAG TCTTCGTACACTTACTCCGCGGCGTTGCACAAGGTGGAAGGGCGTGCAGTTCATTACCACATTGCTGATGGTAACGGGGAAGTGGGAGATAATATCAAGAGACACTCATTCACATTTAACGGTTCCAACTTGGAGGAGCTTACTGAGAAGTTAAAAGAGGAGACAGGCATCGATGACCTAATCATCTGCACACGCAGTCCTATCAATGGGAAGCTCATTCCTATCCTTCTGCGTCTGCCACCAAACAATGCAGCAATGCATATTGTGCTGGTCCGGGAGTCCTCTAAAG TGGCAGAAACATTTCCGTTCCCATATGGTTCATGA